The Theobroma cacao cultivar B97-61/B2 chromosome 1, Criollo_cocoa_genome_V2, whole genome shotgun sequence genome contains the following window.
TTGCAACAATTAATCCACATGTTTCATTTCTCAAAGAAATATTCACATGAGTTGCAGATTTAAGGCCTGTGCCATTGAGGGAGAATagcacatatatatttttaagttttatctttttagAAAGAATACATGAATTACTTTTAGTCTAGggtattttgaatttttttcttaattaaaatgtcaACACTCATATGGCTCTCTAACCTTTTTGTGTGCATATATCTCTTTATATTTCTTTATCTTCCCACTTCCCCCGACCCtgtagaagaaaatgaaagctGTGTAGAATTTGAGAGAAGCTTGAACAGGAGTGGACCTATTTCTCTGCTAACTATTAAAGATTAAACttgttcatttttcttcaatatgCAGGTGACAGCCTTGCTAACTTGAGGGCAGAACTAAAAAGCCAAAGAAAGCAAGTAAGAAATCTTAAGAAGAAGTCACTTTGGTCCAGAAGTTTGGAAGAGGTAGTTGCAGAGTACTCTTTATATAGCCTTTATATGTTTTCTTATAGTTGATATTTTTgccatctctctctctctctctctctctctctctctctctctactaATATTTTTTAGAAAGGTAGAAAAGGGTCAAGACTATTTACTAATTGGTTAGTCTCATGAAATGCTTGATGGAGAGCAAAACTTGACAATGCTACTTGTTCAACCTGTAATTTTCTGTTGCAGGTCATGGAGAAACTTGTAGATATTGTCCATTATTTAATCTTGGAGATCCACTATGCTTTCGGAAGTGCTGGTATGAACTTATCCAATGTGCTTTAGCTTATTTTGATTATGTAATATTCCTATTTgttaattatcaaatattgtAGTCATGGCAGAGGCTCGTTTGTGACCGTTTATTTATTATACTATTTACTATTGATccctttttatcttttttcatcataatcaatgtttttttttagtttattttcatattcttCTATTTATGTACAAGTATGGCACAtacttatttttatattttgaagtATTATCTGACTCAATTGGGTATTGGGAAAGATTATGACAACAAACCAATTACTCAAAATTGTGCACTGATGGTGAAACCTCAAAGTAGTGAGTTCTAAAGATTAGTCTTAAATCTCTGATGTTGTGAATAGATTTTACTTTTGGTGGATATATTTTTACTGATCTCACTTGAACTCAATGCATTTTCCTTATGAGATTTCTCTATAGAATTCTGAAGTTCACGTCCccatttttattgttttggattCTTGATCTCAATTCAtgtcttttttatgttttgtggTGCCCATCTTATTGGTTCATTGattcatcctcacattttctttgTGTGACTTTCCTCTAGAATCTGAAGTTCGTTTTCTATGTATTTGTAATTGTCTGTCTGTACTTCATGATTTAATTCCTTCCTACTATGTCTCCCAGTAGTGGTTTTCCTACTTCATTGTGCATTCATGTCTTGATGGGTTTCACATGCAAAAGTTGGTATTGCCTTGTATTAGGAGCTACCAAACTATCGAGGAGTGGGAAAGATAGATTGATGTATTAAGATCATATATCACAAGTTTGTTACCATGCTGCCTTCTCTCTCCTTCCCTCCTGTCCTTAACAAATATGTCTCCTCTAGAAAGACATGACAATAAGTATCGAGAGTTTCTTCACTCACGTTTCTACACTTTATAGACATAAAATCATGTGCAGAATTCTCCAGTTTTCTAGGTATTACTTGTcttataaacttttttttttttggagtcCATATGGAAGCCTTGGTTTTAAGCTACACAATGGGAGGTAATTCTCTCTCATCTTATAATCCATACCCTCCTACCCATGATTCAACCTTCAGATCTTCCAACTGAAAATCCTATGTTCTAAATGTATTGGTGTCCCGTTTGGACACTTTTCTTTTGCACTCATTCCTTTTATCTGCACCCTCAAGTGTTTGTTCAGAACTTGTTTTCATATAGAGAAGTTTCAATAATCTactgtttttaatttatttgacaTTCTATAGAGTATCAAGTATCAGCCAAAGGATCTGTGAGCAATCATCAAAGACTGGGACCTGCTGGCCTTGCTTTGCATTACGCAAATATAGTTATGCAAATTGATACTCTTGTGAGTTtgtattctcttattttcttttgcatgTTATCCTGTGTGGCATTGATTCTGTCATCCTGCTTAAGCATTTTGcgtgtttcttttatttttattgatattgCTGAAAACTACTTAATATGACAATTTTGAAGCATGCTGATAGCATCCTTAATTTGAACTGCTCCCAATGTTATGAATGTACACGACATTTTAAAACTTAGTCTTCTTGGTTTTGCTTCtcgtttttaattttacattttcaaaCTTCCTTCTGTTTTTATTATGTCCATCAGGTAGCCCGTTCTAGTTCTGTTCCTGCAAATACAAGGGATGCATTGTACCAGAATTTGCCACCCTCAGTAAAATCGGCTCTACGCTCAAAATTACAATCTTTTCATATTAGAGCAGAGGTTGTCCATGGTTTgtcaatatattttcttttttaaagtGAATATGCCGTCTTGtttccaaaaataaagtaaaagtccaaaactcaaaaggagggaaatttgttttttgctGTTTCTTGCACAACCAAGCAGAGCTTTTATTAGAACTGCCCAGTAATCCTCTTCTGTCTGTTAATTATTGTTCTGATACGTTTATATGTAATTCTGCAGCTTACTGTTAACGAAATCAAAGATGAGATGGAGAAGACATTGCAGTGGCTTGTTCCGGTAGCCACTAACACAGCCAAGTAAGATGGCCatacttttttcttctctttggaTTCAAAGATGGCCAGCTTTATCACAAATAACAAGCttttatcttttccttttttttaactagttttcaattttttgatgatttcaTTTCTTGTACCCTTCTAATAATCATCTTTGTTGCTTTGGTTGCATTTACACAGAGCCCATCATGGTTTTGGTTGGGTTGGGGAGTGGGCAAACACAGGGTGAGTAACAATAGTTTTTTCCCTCATTCTCTTTTTGTTTAGGGTGTTGAAATTAGCAAAATATGCCACAGTGAAACAACACATTGGACATCTTTTTAACACAGTTCGAAGCTCAACAGGAAGCCTACCACTGGGCCAGCTGATGTGATTCGGATTGAGACACTCCATCATGCTCATAAAGAGAAAACAGAGACCTTTATTCTTGAACAACTATTGTGGCTCCACCATTTGGTCAACAAATCAAAGTCAGGTGCCCCTGTTGGCTTGAAAACATCTATCAAAACCCTACCTACACCTTCACAGAAGATGAATGAGCAGCCCAAACATGGGTCTACCAATTCTCTAACATCAGAAGAACAGAAGTTGTTGCAGGatttaactaagaaaataCGAATCCGGGGTATTAGCAGAAGTTCGGATTTTGACTATGAGAGGAAGAGGTTGAGAAAGCATGATCGGCTGAGCAAGAGTACCAGCCACTCTCCTCCAAGAGAAAGCAAGGAAAAGGCCTCTACTAAAAGGCTTCCCTCCGGGGTTTCCATCGTTGGTTTTGGCATGTACAAAGAGAAAGCATTGGATGTTATTGACAGAGTTGACATTCTCAGATAATTCGTAGAACGGAGCAGCGTGGAAGAGCAACACAACACCTATATACGGATTAATGAGGTCTTGGCATATACATAATTTTCTCCTGCAGTTACTAGCGTAAGAGAGGTGTCTAAATCCTGTTGCACCCAAAAGTACATTGTGAAATTTCAGCTGAATCCATCAA
Protein-coding sequences here:
- the LOC18611985 gene encoding uncharacterized protein LOC18611985 isoform X1 translates to MGGICSRSGGNGNGAGNANGGGGDLNHYQSKAIVENSLMTPPQVREVMGKRTEEADDFYDGIPRFTRGMSQKSRSVRSTQAAVAKVSEVSSRLGKAGSVGLGKAVEVLDTLGSSMTSLNPSNGFASGVATKGHELSILSFEVANTIVKGSNLMQSLSRRSIKHLKEVVLAADGVQNLISKDMDELLNIVAVDKREELKIFSGEVVRFGNGSKDPQWHNLERYFEKISRELTPQKQLKEEAELVIEQLMISVHYTAELYQELLVLDKFEQDYLRKRQEEDNSAATQKGDSLANLRAELKSQRKQVRNLKKKSLWSRSLEEVMEKLVDIVHYLILEIHYAFGSAEYQVSAKGSVSNHQRLGPAGLALHYANIVMQIDTLVARSSSVPANTRDALYQNLPPSVKSALRSKLQSFHIRAELTVNEIKDEMEKTLQWLVPVATNTAKAHHGFGWVGEWANTGSKLNRKPTTGPADVIRIETLHHAHKEKTETFILEQLLWLHHLVNKSKSGAPVGLKTSIKTLPTPSQKMNEQPKHGSTNSLTSEEQKLLQDLTKKIRIRGISRSSDFDYERKRLRKHDRLSKSTSHSPPRESKEKASTKRLPSGVSIVGFGMYKEKALDVIDRVDILR
- the LOC18611985 gene encoding uncharacterized protein LOC18611985 isoform X2; this encodes MGGICSRSGGNGNGAGNANGGGGDLNHYQSKAIVENSLMTPPQVREVMGKRTEEADDFYDGIPRFTRGMSQKSRSVRSTQAAVAKVSEVSSRLGKAGSVGLGKAVEVLDTLGSSMTSLNPSNGFASGVATKGHELSILSFEVANTIVKGSNLMQSLSRRSIKHLKEVVLAADGVQNLISKDMDELLNIVAVDKREELKIFSGEVVRFGNGSKDPQWHNLERYFEKISRELTPQKQLKEEAELVIEQLMISVHYTAELYQELLVLDKFEQDYLRKRQEEDNSAATQKGDSLANLRAELKSQRKQVRNLKKKSLWSRSLEEVMEKLVDIVHYLILEIHYAFGSAEYQVSAKGSVSNHQRLGPAGLALHYANIVMQIDTLVARSSSVPANTRDALYQNLPPSVKSALRSKLQSFHIRAELTVNEIKDEMEKTLQWLVPVATNTAKAHHGFGWVGEWANTGKPTTGPADVIRIETLHHAHKEKTETFILEQLLWLHHLVNKSKSGAPVGLKTSIKTLPTPSQKMNEQPKHGSTNSLTSEEQKLLQDLTKKIRIRGISRSSDFDYERKRLRKHDRLSKSTSHSPPRESKEKASTKRLPSGVSIVGFGMYKEKALDVIDRVDILR